A stretch of the Phycisphaerae bacterium genome encodes the following:
- a CDS encoding BsuBI/PstI family type II restriction endonuclease: MEVYLSKITTLKDKYDKNRKKNRVPVKIGKGKKITLTPGEHNILIKKIIEDFCGTYTPSGIILYVGDTGLKFGYCDDKAFEEMGLKIDTHGKMPDVVINYKEKDWVVLVEAVTSHGPVDGKRRLELSKLFKEIKSKLIYVTCFLKKSDLAKYVSEISWETEVWVAENPTHLIHFDGERFLGPYDE, encoded by the coding sequence TTGGAAGTATATCTTTCAAAAATTACTACCTTAAAGGATAAATATGATAAAAACCGTAAGAAAAATAGGGTTCCGGTGAAAATAGGTAAAGGTAAAAAAATTACTCTGACACCTGGAGAGCATAATATATTGATAAAAAAAATTATTGAAGATTTTTGTGGAACATATACTCCAAGTGGTATTATTTTGTATGTAGGAGACACCGGCCTGAAATTTGGTTACTGTGACGACAAAGCTTTTGAAGAGATGGGATTAAAAATTGATACTCATGGCAAGATGCCGGATGTGGTTATAAATTATAAAGAAAAAGATTGGGTTGTATTAGTCGAAGCCGTAACAAGTCATGGTCCCGTTGACGGAAAACGTCGATTAGAATTATCAAAACTTTTTAAAGAAATTAAATCTAAGTTGATTTATGTGACTTGTTTTCTTAAAAAATCAGATTTGGCAAAGTATGTTTCTGAAATATCTTGGGAAACAGAGGTTTGGGTTGCCGAAAACCCAACACATTTAATCCATTTCGACGGCGAGAGATTTTTGGGGCCTTACGATGAATAA